A stretch of the Nitrososphaerales archaeon genome encodes the following:
- a CDS encoding CTP synthase — translation MQELGNSKTKYIFVTGGVMSGLGKGITTASLAKLLQLCGLKVSCIKIDPYLNFDAGTMNPIMHGEVFVTNDGGECDMDIGTYERFLHVDLTKDHNITTAQIYAKVIEAERKGEYLGQCVQIIPHVTDEIKRRIRKTASVDDVDVLVVECGGTVGDIESLPFLEAMRQMRLEEGSDKTLFVHVTLAPILDVVGEIKTKPTQHSVQELRRIGIQPDIIAVRSKVPLDQSTRRKISLFANVEEKAVISSHDSLSIYTVPEILEEQGMHITVIRKLNLDTRPFRWGEWADVLNSYKNFKNDVKIAMVGKYVKLADSYVSVNQALSHAGAKLGYKPAIDFLDSEQLENGNLQSLDNYDGILVPGGFGERGSEGIINAANYARMKNIPYLGICFGFQLAAVAFARHVCNLSHANSTEIDPNTEDPVIDLLPEQTGIDSVGGTMRLGAHEIEVMPDTLANRIYGSTIITKRHRHRYEFNQRYRGQFEKLGMIFSGVSDKGRRMEILEIPNHNFYIAVQYHAEFTSRPGKPEQTFLSFVEAAIKRRQEH, via the coding sequence ATGCAGGAACTAGGAAATTCTAAGACAAAATATATCTTCGTTACGGGCGGTGTTATGTCTGGGTTAGGAAAGGGTATAACTACTGCTTCGCTTGCCAAGCTCCTACAATTATGCGGTCTAAAGGTTTCGTGCATAAAGATTGATCCATACCTGAACTTTGATGCAGGGACGATGAATCCAATAATGCACGGCGAGGTGTTCGTTACAAACGATGGGGGGGAATGTGATATGGACATAGGAACGTATGAACGCTTTCTTCACGTGGATCTGACAAAGGATCATAACATTACCACTGCCCAGATCTATGCAAAGGTAATAGAGGCTGAACGCAAGGGCGAATACCTAGGACAATGTGTGCAAATTATTCCTCATGTAACAGACGAAATAAAGAGAAGAATAAGAAAGACTGCTAGCGTAGATGATGTAGACGTTCTAGTTGTAGAATGTGGAGGCACAGTTGGTGATATTGAAAGTCTACCATTTCTGGAAGCAATGAGGCAGATGCGCTTGGAGGAAGGATCGGATAAAACATTATTTGTGCACGTCACCTTGGCACCTATACTTGATGTTGTAGGCGAGATCAAGACCAAACCTACGCAGCACAGCGTGCAGGAACTGAGAAGAATAGGTATACAACCAGATATTATTGCGGTAAGATCCAAAGTGCCTTTAGATCAAAGTACTAGAAGGAAGATATCTCTCTTCGCAAATGTCGAAGAGAAGGCTGTTATTTCTAGTCACGATTCGTTATCAATATACACGGTTCCTGAAATTTTGGAGGAGCAAGGCATGCATATTACCGTTATACGTAAACTTAACCTTGATACAAGACCGTTTAGGTGGGGCGAGTGGGCTGACGTATTGAATTCTTACAAGAACTTCAAAAATGATGTGAAGATTGCAATGGTTGGCAAATATGTAAAATTGGCTGACAGTTACGTCAGCGTTAACCAAGCATTGAGCCATGCGGGAGCAAAGCTAGGATATAAACCAGCTATTGACTTCTTAGACTCGGAGCAACTAGAAAACGGCAATCTGCAGTCGTTAGACAATTATGATGGCATATTAGTACCTGGAGGCTTTGGAGAACGAGGCAGTGAGGGTATAATCAACGCAGCAAATTATGCCAGAATGAAGAACATTCCATACCTAGGAATATGTTTCGGTTTTCAGTTGGCGGCAGTTGCCTTTGCTAGGCATGTATGCAACTTGTCACATGCAAACTCTACAGAGATTGATCCAAATACAGAGGATCCTGTGATAGATTTGTTGCCAGAACAAACCGGCATTGACAGCGTAGGAGGAACGATGAGGCTTGGAGCGCATGAAATTGAAGTGATGCCGGATACCTTGGCAAATAGAATTTATGGTTCTACTATAATAACGAAGAGGCACAGACATAGATACGAATTCAACCAGCGATATAGAGGGCAGTTCGAGAAGCTGGGAATGATATTTTCTGGAGTTAGCGACAAGGGCAGAAGAATGGAGATACTTGAGATACCAAATCATAATTTCTACATAGCAGTACAGTATCATGCAGAGTTTACGAGTAGACCGGGCAAACCAGAACAAACGTTTCTTTCATTTGTAGAAGCTGCAATAAAGAGAAGACAAGAGCATTGA